A genome region from Populus alba chromosome 3, ASM523922v2, whole genome shotgun sequence includes the following:
- the LOC118058188 gene encoding PTI1-like tyrosine-protein kinase At3g15890 — translation MAFASIFCCVKNSDRKERGKKQPTWRIFSLKELHSATNNFNYDNKLGEGGFGSVYWGQLWDGSQIAVKRLKVWSNKADMEFAVEVEILARVRHKNLLSLRGYCAEGQERLIVYDYMPNLSLLSHLHGQHSSECLLDWKRRMNIAIGSAEGIVYLHHHATPHIIHRDIKASNVLLDSDFQAQVADFGFAKLIPDGATHVTTRVKGTLGYLAPEYAMLGKASESCDVYSFGILLLELATGKKPLEKLSATVKRTITEWAQPLACERKFSELADPKLNGKYDEEELKRVVLVSLVCAQNQPERRPTMLDVVELLKGESKERLSELENDELFKAPQAVDYNDGISVAEDSSDFISEEKDANREVKEIVQENTHES, via the exons ATGGCCTTTGCTTCTATATTTTGTTGTGTAAAGAATTCCGATCG GAAAGAGCGAGGAAAGAAGCAACCAACATGGCGGATTTTCTCCTTGAAGGAATTACACTCAGCAACTAACAACTTCAATTATGATAACAAGCTGGGAGAAGGGGGATTTGGCAGTGTTTATTGGGGTCAGCTTTGGGATGGATCACAG ATTGCAGTTAAAAGGTTAAAGGTCTGGAGCAACAAGGCAGATATGGAATTTGCTGTTGAGGTGGAGATATTAGCACGTGTTAGGCACAAGAATCTGCTGAGTTTACGTGGTTATTGCGCTGAAGGGCAAGAGCGTCTGATTGTATATGACTACATGCCAAATTTGAGCCTGCTCTCTCACCTTCATGGGCAGCACTCTTCAGAATGTCTTCTCGACTGGAAGAGGCGGATGAATATTGCGATAGGTTCTGCTGAGGGAATTGT TTATCTTCACCACCATGCGACCCCGCATATCATCCACAGAGACATCAAAGCTAGCAATGTGTTACTAGATTCGGATTTCCAAGCTCAGGTTGCTGATTTTGGATTTGCAAAGTTAATCCCCGATGGCGCAACACATGTAACCACTAGAGTTAAAGGTACCCTTGGCTACCTTGCCCCCGAATATGCTATGCTTGGGAAAGCATCAGAGAGCTGTGATGTGTACAGCTTTGGCATTCTTTTGCTAGAGCTTGCAACTGGCAAGAAACCACTTGAGAAGCTGAGTGCCACAGTTAAAAGAACAATTACAGAGTGGGCTCAGCCGTTGGCTTGTGAGAGGAAATTCAGTGAACTGGCAGATCCCAAGCTGAATGGGAAGTACGACGAGGAAGAGCTGAAAAGGGTTGTCCTTGTCTCTCTCGTGTGTGCTCAGAATCAACCAGAGAGAAGACCCACAATGCTTGATGTGGTTGAGCTACTGAAGGGAGAGTCAAAGGAGAGATTATCTGAACTGGAAAATGATGAATTGTTCAAGGCCCCCCAGGCAGTTGATTATAATGATGGAATATCGGTTGCCGAGGACAGCTCGGACTTCATCTCGGAGGAGAAGGATGCGAACCGGGAAGTGAAAGAGATTGTACAAGAAAATACTCATGAGAGCTGA
- the LOC118058187 gene encoding phosphatidylcholine:diacylglycerol cholinephosphotransferase 1, which yields MKTISEAGAAATITPPVPNSYKRKQISVNGVDMENKNKQTNGITSDGAANGFYGVDPFFLKWTLRDVVNVAKHHWLPCFFGFGLLFFMPVEYTLHMVPSSSPPFDLGFVVTRRLHGLLSSWPELNTSLAGLNTVFVGMQTAYILWTWLVEGRPRATISALFMFTCRGVLGFSTQLPLPEEFLGSGADFPVGNVSFFLFFSGHVAGSLIASLDMRRMQRWELARAFDLLNVLQVIRLLGTRGHYTIDIAVGVGAGVLFDSLAGKYVECKQRKPIANTVTAKDGRRLF from the exons ATGAAAACAATCTCCGAAGCCGGCGCCGCCGCAACTATCACCCCCCCGGTTCCCAACTCATATAAGCGTAAACAGATCAGCGTTAATGGCGTCGACATGGAGAATAAAAATAAGCAAACTAATGGCATTACCAGCGATGGAGCTGCCAACGGTTTCTATGGTGTTGACCCGTTTTTCTTGAAATGGACTTTGCGTGATGTGGTCAATGTGGCTAAGCACCATTGGCTTCCCTGCTTTTTTGGATTCGGGTTGTTGTTTTTCATGCCCGTGGAGTACACGCTCCACATGGTGCCCTCCTCGTCGCCACCGTTTGACTTGGGGTTTGTTGTCACGCGCCGCCTCCATGGATTGCTGTCCTCGTGGCCGGAGCTCAACACTTCGCTTGCTGGTCTGAACACG GTATTTGTGGGTATGCAAACAGCATATATCCTATGGACGTGGCTAGTAGAAGGCAGACCAAGAGCAACAATCTCTGCGTTGTTTATGTTCACTTGCCGTGGGGTTCTGGGTTTCTCCACTCAGCTTCCGTTGCCGGAG GAGTTTCTGGGGTCAGGAGCGGACTTTCCAGTAGGAAATGTGTCGTTTTTCCTGTTTTTCTCAGGCCATGTTGCAGGGTCATTGATTGCATCACTGGACATGAGAAGGATGCAGAGATGGGAATTGGCTCGGGCATTTGATTTGCTCAATGTTCTTCAAGTTATTAGGCTGCTTGGAACTAGAGGTCACTACACCATAGATATAGCTGTTGGTGTAGGTGCTGGTGTTCTCTTCGATTCGCTAGCTGGAAAATATGTTGAGTGCAAACAGAGAAAACCAATTGCTAATACTGTCACTGCGAAGGACGGGAGGAGGCTTTTTTAG